The genomic interval CATCGTGATCGCCGACCAGCAATCGACCGACGGCTCGCGGGAGATCGCCCGGCGATTTGAGAAGGTGGTGCTTGTGGATAATCCTTATGAGGCCTACGATGAGGGTGCGCGCCAGCGGCTGCTGATCGATTCGGCGCGGCAGTTGCCGGTCTCGGGCAAGCGCATCCTGATCGCGCTGGATGCCGACGAGATGTTTTCGGCCAACTGGATGGAAAGCCCGGAGTGGCAGCAGTTGCTGGCGGCACCACCCGGTACCGTGCTCTACTTCCGGTGGGCCAATATCGGGCCGGATGTGACCTGTGCCTGGGTGGATGCGGATTACAAGCCGTTCGGGTTCGTGGACGATGGCTCACCACACGAAGGGAGGCCCATCCACAGCCCCCGCGTGCCGGTCCCGAAAGATGCTCCGGCGCTGTACTTCGACGAGATCAAAGTGCTGCATTACCAGTACGCCGACTGGAATCGCATGCGCAGCAAGCAACGCTGGTATCAGGTCTGGGAACGGCTGAAC from Rhodothermus marinus carries:
- a CDS encoding glycosyltransferase family 2 protein, producing MWQPAEKQATLICMTPVRNEAWILERFLQCASTWADYIVIADQQSTDGSREIARRFEKVVLVDNPYEAYDEGARQRLLIDSARQLPVSGKRILIALDADEMFSANWMESPEWQQLLAAPPGTVLYFRWANIGPDVTCAWVDADYKPFGFVDDGSPHEGRPIHSPRVPVPKDAPALYFDEIKVLHYQYADWNRMRSKQRWYQVWERLNDPKKRPVTIFRQYHHMEAAIRRAGPVRPEWLAGYEALGIDMRAIPKTSHYYWDEEVLKLLMEYGPERFRKLNIWDRDWTALAAQKGLAVNGTLRDPRTPFEKAVHAWLRATQGKSQTLPVRMVQKLLQLLGW